A stretch of Suncus etruscus isolate mSunEtr1 chromosome 9, mSunEtr1.pri.cur, whole genome shotgun sequence DNA encodes these proteins:
- the ALDH3B1 gene encoding aldehyde dehydrogenase family 3 member B1 isoform X1 has product MGRMVPWADTLQRLRETVSTGRAKPAEFRRVQLQGLERFLNDNKQLLQEALAEDLRKSDFESEVSEISISLAEVKLALKNLRAWMKDEKVSKNLATQLDSAFIHKEPYGLVLIIAPWNYPINLTLVPLVGALAAGNCVVLKPSEISRSTEKVLCEVLPRYLDPSCFAVVLGGPQETGQLLEEKFDYIFFTGSPRVGKIVMSAAAKHLTPVTLELGGKNPCYVHDDCDPQTTANRVAFFRFFNAGQTCVAPDYLLCSREMQERLLPALQSAITRFFGADPQVSPDLGRIISDRHFQRLQGLLRCGRVAIGGQSDPQDRYIAPTVLVDVQETEQVMQEEIFGPILPIVMVGSMDEAIEFIRRREKPLALYAFSQSSQVVRRVLAGTSSGGFCGNDGFMHMTLASLPFGGVGASGIGHYHGKFSFDTFSHHRACLLRPSGLEKVYGLRYPPYSPGKLRLLLTAMETPGCSCTLL; this is encoded by the exons CAGGATGGTGCCCTGGGCGGACACACTGCAGCGGCTTCGGGAGACGGTGAGCACGGGGCGAGCAAAGCCGGCCGAGTTCCGGAGGGTGCAGCTGCAGGGCCTGGAACGCTTCCTGAATGACAACAAACAGCTGCTGCAAGAGGCGCTGGCCGAGGACCTGCGCAAG TCTGACTTTGAGTCTGAGGTGTCTGAGATTAGCATCAGCCTGGCCGAGGTCAAGTTGGCGCTCAAGAACCTGCGGGCCTGGATGAAAGACGAGAAGGTGTCTAAGAACCTG GCCACGCAGCTGGACTCGGCCTTCATCCACAAGGAGCCCTACGGCCTGGTGCTCATCATCGCGCCCTGGAACTACCCCATCAACCTCACGCTGGTGCCGCTGGTGGGCGCGCTGGCTGCAG GGAACTGTGTGGTGCTGAAGCCGTCTGAGATCAGCAGGAGCACCGAGAAGGTTCTGTGCGAGGTACTGCCGCGCTACCTGGACCCG AGCTGCTTCGCGGTGGTATTGGGGGGCCCCCAGGAGACGGGTCAGCTGCTGGAGGAGAAGTTCGATTACATCTTCTTTACGG GGAGCCCACGCGTTGGCAAGATCGTCATGAGCGCGGCCGCCAAGCACCTGACCCCCGTCACGCTGGAACTGGGGGGCAAGAACCCCTGCTACGTGCACGATGACTGTGACCCCCAGACCACGGCGAACCGCGTGGCCTTCTTCCGCTTCTTCAACGCGGGCCAGACATGCGTGGCCCCTGACTACCTGCTCTGCAGTCGGGAGATGCAGGAACGGCTGCTGCCCGCCCTGCAAAGCGCCATCACCCGATTCTTTGGCGCCGACCCCCAGGTCTCCCCCGATCTGGGCCGCATCATCAGCGACCGGCACTTCCAGCGGCTGCAGGGCCTGCTGCGCTGCGGGCGCGTGGCCATCGGCGGCCAGAGCGACCCTCAGGACCGCTACATAG CCCCCACAGTGCTGGTGGACGTGCAGGAGACAGAGCAGGTGATGCAGGAGGAGATCTTCGGGCCCATCCTGCCTATCGTCATGGTGGGCAGCATGGACGAGGCCATCGAGTTCATCCGGAGGCGGGAGAAGCCGCTGGCCCTGTACGCCTTCTCTCAGAGCAGCCAG GTAGTGCGGCGGGTTCTGGCCGGGACCAGCAGTGGGGGCTTCTGTGGGAACGACGGCTTCATGCACATGACCCTTGCCAGCCTGCCTTTCGGGGGCGTGG GGGCGAGTGGCATCGGACACTATCACGGCAAATTCTCCTTTGACACCTTCTCCCACCATCGCGCCTGCCTGCTGCGCCCCTCGGGGTTGGAGAAGGTGTATGGACTTCGCTACCCGCCCTACTCACCCGGAAAGCTGCGGCTGCTGCTCACGGCCATGGAGACCCCCGGATGCAGCTGCACCCTGCTCTGA
- the ALDH3B1 gene encoding aldehyde dehydrogenase family 3 member B1 isoform X2, producing MVPWADTLQRLRETVSTGRAKPAEFRRVQLQGLERFLNDNKQLLQEALAEDLRKSDFESEVSEISISLAEVKLALKNLRAWMKDEKVSKNLATQLDSAFIHKEPYGLVLIIAPWNYPINLTLVPLVGALAAGNCVVLKPSEISRSTEKVLCEVLPRYLDPSCFAVVLGGPQETGQLLEEKFDYIFFTGSPRVGKIVMSAAAKHLTPVTLELGGKNPCYVHDDCDPQTTANRVAFFRFFNAGQTCVAPDYLLCSREMQERLLPALQSAITRFFGADPQVSPDLGRIISDRHFQRLQGLLRCGRVAIGGQSDPQDRYIAPTVLVDVQETEQVMQEEIFGPILPIVMVGSMDEAIEFIRRREKPLALYAFSQSSQVVRRVLAGTSSGGFCGNDGFMHMTLASLPFGGVGASGIGHYHGKFSFDTFSHHRACLLRPSGLEKVYGLRYPPYSPGKLRLLLTAMETPGCSCTLL from the exons ATGGTGCCCTGGGCGGACACACTGCAGCGGCTTCGGGAGACGGTGAGCACGGGGCGAGCAAAGCCGGCCGAGTTCCGGAGGGTGCAGCTGCAGGGCCTGGAACGCTTCCTGAATGACAACAAACAGCTGCTGCAAGAGGCGCTGGCCGAGGACCTGCGCAAG TCTGACTTTGAGTCTGAGGTGTCTGAGATTAGCATCAGCCTGGCCGAGGTCAAGTTGGCGCTCAAGAACCTGCGGGCCTGGATGAAAGACGAGAAGGTGTCTAAGAACCTG GCCACGCAGCTGGACTCGGCCTTCATCCACAAGGAGCCCTACGGCCTGGTGCTCATCATCGCGCCCTGGAACTACCCCATCAACCTCACGCTGGTGCCGCTGGTGGGCGCGCTGGCTGCAG GGAACTGTGTGGTGCTGAAGCCGTCTGAGATCAGCAGGAGCACCGAGAAGGTTCTGTGCGAGGTACTGCCGCGCTACCTGGACCCG AGCTGCTTCGCGGTGGTATTGGGGGGCCCCCAGGAGACGGGTCAGCTGCTGGAGGAGAAGTTCGATTACATCTTCTTTACGG GGAGCCCACGCGTTGGCAAGATCGTCATGAGCGCGGCCGCCAAGCACCTGACCCCCGTCACGCTGGAACTGGGGGGCAAGAACCCCTGCTACGTGCACGATGACTGTGACCCCCAGACCACGGCGAACCGCGTGGCCTTCTTCCGCTTCTTCAACGCGGGCCAGACATGCGTGGCCCCTGACTACCTGCTCTGCAGTCGGGAGATGCAGGAACGGCTGCTGCCCGCCCTGCAAAGCGCCATCACCCGATTCTTTGGCGCCGACCCCCAGGTCTCCCCCGATCTGGGCCGCATCATCAGCGACCGGCACTTCCAGCGGCTGCAGGGCCTGCTGCGCTGCGGGCGCGTGGCCATCGGCGGCCAGAGCGACCCTCAGGACCGCTACATAG CCCCCACAGTGCTGGTGGACGTGCAGGAGACAGAGCAGGTGATGCAGGAGGAGATCTTCGGGCCCATCCTGCCTATCGTCATGGTGGGCAGCATGGACGAGGCCATCGAGTTCATCCGGAGGCGGGAGAAGCCGCTGGCCCTGTACGCCTTCTCTCAGAGCAGCCAG GTAGTGCGGCGGGTTCTGGCCGGGACCAGCAGTGGGGGCTTCTGTGGGAACGACGGCTTCATGCACATGACCCTTGCCAGCCTGCCTTTCGGGGGCGTGG GGGCGAGTGGCATCGGACACTATCACGGCAAATTCTCCTTTGACACCTTCTCCCACCATCGCGCCTGCCTGCTGCGCCCCTCGGGGTTGGAGAAGGTGTATGGACTTCGCTACCCGCCCTACTCACCCGGAAAGCTGCGGCTGCTGCTCACGGCCATGGAGACCCCCGGATGCAGCTGCACCCTGCTCTGA
- the ALDH3B1 gene encoding aldehyde dehydrogenase family 3 member B1 isoform X3: protein MSAAAKHLTPVTLELGGKNPCYVHDDCDPQTTANRVAFFRFFNAGQTCVAPDYLLCSREMQERLLPALQSAITRFFGADPQVSPDLGRIISDRHFQRLQGLLRCGRVAIGGQSDPQDRYIAPTVLVDVQETEQVMQEEIFGPILPIVMVGSMDEAIEFIRRREKPLALYAFSQSSQVVRRVLAGTSSGGFCGNDGFMHMTLASLPFGGVGASGIGHYHGKFSFDTFSHHRACLLRPSGLEKVYGLRYPPYSPGKLRLLLTAMETPGCSCTLL, encoded by the exons ATGAGCGCGGCCGCCAAGCACCTGACCCCCGTCACGCTGGAACTGGGGGGCAAGAACCCCTGCTACGTGCACGATGACTGTGACCCCCAGACCACGGCGAACCGCGTGGCCTTCTTCCGCTTCTTCAACGCGGGCCAGACATGCGTGGCCCCTGACTACCTGCTCTGCAGTCGGGAGATGCAGGAACGGCTGCTGCCCGCCCTGCAAAGCGCCATCACCCGATTCTTTGGCGCCGACCCCCAGGTCTCCCCCGATCTGGGCCGCATCATCAGCGACCGGCACTTCCAGCGGCTGCAGGGCCTGCTGCGCTGCGGGCGCGTGGCCATCGGCGGCCAGAGCGACCCTCAGGACCGCTACATAG CCCCCACAGTGCTGGTGGACGTGCAGGAGACAGAGCAGGTGATGCAGGAGGAGATCTTCGGGCCCATCCTGCCTATCGTCATGGTGGGCAGCATGGACGAGGCCATCGAGTTCATCCGGAGGCGGGAGAAGCCGCTGGCCCTGTACGCCTTCTCTCAGAGCAGCCAG GTAGTGCGGCGGGTTCTGGCCGGGACCAGCAGTGGGGGCTTCTGTGGGAACGACGGCTTCATGCACATGACCCTTGCCAGCCTGCCTTTCGGGGGCGTGG GGGCGAGTGGCATCGGACACTATCACGGCAAATTCTCCTTTGACACCTTCTCCCACCATCGCGCCTGCCTGCTGCGCCCCTCGGGGTTGGAGAAGGTGTATGGACTTCGCTACCCGCCCTACTCACCCGGAAAGCTGCGGCTGCTGCTCACGGCCATGGAGACCCCCGGATGCAGCTGCACCCTGCTCTGA
- the NDUFS8 gene encoding NADH dehydrogenase [ubiquinone] iron-sulfur protein 8, mitochondrial, producing MRCLATPTLLRALTQAARTGPVSCRGLHGSSVAATYKYVNVKEEAMDMKSVTDRAAQTLLWTELARGLGMTLSYLFREPATINYPFEKGPLSPRFRGEHALRRYPSGEERCIACKLCEAICPAQAITIEAEPRADGSRRTTRYDIDMTKCIYCGFCQEACPVDAIVEGPNFEFSTETHEELLYNKEKLLNNGDKWEAEISANIQADYLYR from the exons ATGCGCTGCTTGGCTACACCCACACTGCTCCGGGCCCTGACCCAGGCAGCTCGCACAG GGCCTGTCAGCTGTCGAGGTCTCCATGGCAGCAGTGTGGCAGCCACCTATA AGTATGTGAATGTGAAGGAAGAGGCGATGGACATGAAATCAGTGACCGACCGTGCTGCCCAGACCCTGCTGTGGACCGAGCTTGCCCGAG GTCTGGGTATGACCCTGAGTTACTTGTTTCGGGAACCGGCCACCATCAACTACCCCTTTGAGAAGGGCCCGCTGAGTCCCCGCTTCCGTGGGGAACATGCACTACGCCGTTACCCATCAGGCGAGGAGCGCTGCATTGCCTGCAAGCTGTGCGAGGCCATCTGCCCAGCCCAG GCCATTACCATCGAGGCTGAACCTCGGGCAGACGGCAGCCGCCGGACCACACGCTACGACATCGACATGACCAAGTGCATCTACTGCGGCTTCTGTCAGGAGGCTTGCCCCGTGGACGCCATCGTAGAG GGCCCCAACTTCGAGTTCTCCACGGAGACACACGAGGAGCTGCTGTACAACAAGGAGAAGCTGCTCAACAACGGAGACAAGTGGGAGGCGGAGATCTCGGCCAACATCCAAGCCGACTACCTGTACCGGTGA